From Coffea arabica cultivar ET-39 chromosome 9c, Coffea Arabica ET-39 HiFi, whole genome shotgun sequence, one genomic window encodes:
- the LOC113708267 gene encoding uncharacterized protein isoform X2, protein MARTRGGKSYRGERSFQLRDEDPENLENEEGTGGGSDDEEPKKTRGPTYMRHIWARHGTDKRIKVKFNTLGEPVGTNRSKFNEFLGALARIGKYAPIDIDSWRKIPKSLKNDMIDVVKEKFDLPVGIEERVKQSIGKKWRSWKHALKKTYFSPNESIESQVLKRPKRVLPQQWRNILTKWLSEESKRISATNKKHREKKKMNHSTGKKPFAQVRVEKEKEVGHPLSRADMFTICYTNSNGVPSSYEVGEKMEEMEGLKNQLPEGEEDSVGRNDVFARVMGEERSGRVRTYGLGVTQSDLWGDIPSRSTCFRLVMEQSAAMSKMERRIQQLESIQQGKSQGQSSPSQQRYTSQSSNAILRPIKVGDKVTVRSMVDSSKICAVGVVRNLDPTSEVGDTPLGSHWCEIHVNVPVENDEELMRPYHNFRKIGDAIGVAIAWPINLVILEEN, encoded by the exons ATGGCGAGAACAAGAGGAGGAAAAAGCTATCGAGGAGAAAGGAGCTTTCAATTGCGTGATGAAGATcctgaaaatttggaaaatgaggaAGGCACTG GTGGTGGTTCTGATGATGAGGAGCCTAAGAAAACTCGAGGACCAACTTATATGAGACACATTTGGGCTAGACATGGTACTGACAAACGAATTAAAGTGAAATTCAATACACTTGGTGAGCCAGTTGGTACAAATAGAAGCAAATTCAATGAATTTTTGGGAGCATTGGCAAGAATTGGAAAATATGCACCAATTGACATTGATAGTTGGCGTAAGATTCCCAAGTCTTTAAAGAATGACATGATAGATGTAGTAAAG GAAAAATTTGATCTCCCTGTTGGCATAGAAGAACGAGTTAAGCAATCAATaggaaagaaatggagaagctgGAAGCATGCTCTCAAGAAAACTTATTTCAGTCCAAATGAGTCAATTGAAAGTCAAGTGCTTAAAAGACCAAAACGAGTTCTTCCACAGCAATGGAGAAATATCTTGACTAAATGGCTTTCCGAAGAGTCAAAG AGAATATCTGCAACAAACAAGAAGCATCgagagaagaaaaagatgaaTCATAGTACAGGGAAAAAGCCATTTGCTCAAGTTCGAGTAGAAAAG GAAAAAGAGGTTGGGCATCCTCTCTCTAGAGCAGATATGTTCACCATATGCTACACTAATTCTAATGGAGTGCCATCTAGTTATGAAGTTGGGGAAAAAATG GAGGAGATGGAAGGCTTAAAAAATCAACTTCCagaaggagaagaagatagTGTGGGTAGGAATGACGTGTTTGCAAGAGTAATGGGTGAAGAAAGGAGTGGAAGAGTTCGTACATATGGTTTAGGAGTTACACAATCTGATTTGTGGGGTGATATACCAAGTCGTTCAACATGTTTTCGCTTGGTTATGGAACAAAGCGCTGCGATGTCAAAAATGGAGCGAAGAATTCAGCAACTAGAATCAATTCAACAAGGAAAATCACAAGGACAAAGTTCGCCATCTCAGCAAAGATATACTTCACAGTCATCAAATGCTATTCTTCGGCCAATAAAA GTTGGGGATAAAGTTACAGTAAGAAGCATGGTTGATTCGAGCAAAATTTGTGCTGTTGGAGTGGTTAGAAATTTGGATCCAACTTCTGAAGTTGGTGACACACCTTTGGGATCACATTGGTGTGAAATCCATGTGAATGTGCCTGTGGAGAATGATGAAGAGCTAATGAGGCCATACCATAATTTTCGCAAGATTGGAGATGCAATTGGAGTAGCTATTGCTTGGCCAATAAACCTG GTGATTCTTGAAGAAAACTAA
- the LOC113708267 gene encoding uncharacterized protein isoform X1, translating into MQGLLQDALGVLNRDLDMGERLETEQPNIDVEKFYNLINDSKQPLYPDCPQFSKLSFLVRLLHIKCLSKMPDSVFNTLLDLLRQALPEGVNLPNSYYEAKKIMKELGLGYEKYDACPNDCTLYWGKDESKIKCDTCKHLRWERTKDDPTGEKRKVPHKVLWHFPLKPRLQRLFMSSKTASFMKWHVDGRTKDGRMRHPADTPVWQSFDYQNPEFAKDPRNVRLGLASDGFNPFKNMNVNHSTWPVVLMPYNLPPWMCMKQPYFMLSLLIPGPYAPGNNIDVYLQPLIAELKELWDIGVTTYDASSKENFQMHAALLWTISDFPGYANLSGWSTKGYLACPVCHKHTVSHHLRHGSKQCYMGHRRFLEKEHPYRKDKRHFDGKEEHGVAPPRLTGDMILEELRSYKIKFGKAVNDNPELPFNWKKQSIFFDLPYWKNNLLRHCLDVMHIEKNVCETIVRTLLNVDGKYDNLGVRRDLEEMGIRAGLHPITDEFGRAYLPPTCFYLDKKEKELFCKILKKVKVPDGYSATISKSVHLKPPKLTGLKSHDNHILLQQLLPLCYRKLLPKSVRSPLIKLSKYFRDLCCKALCPRELIRMEKEIAVVLCQLERVFPPSFFVIMVHLISHLATEARIAGPVHYRWMYPIERYLCTLKNYVRNRSRPEGSIAEGYLVDECLTFCSLYLSDEVITKFNRSSRNEDGGESSTKGLEIFSIQGRPLGKGNSVVMDDETIKKAHQYVIFNCEAMDPYINQHRKLVEEQHLRSSRHEKERIHSETFANWFDSHVDDFLPENEVISKDLRLLAKGPNVVGLKYERYIVNGFRFHTKNLESKRKNQNSGVIVTAITSSFASTKDMNPVSSDLAYYGVLKDILKLDYGGGRRVVLFDCDWVSKWKTLKQDDDGFTLVNFMNVKRHHEPFVLASQVKQVFYVEDPLDKGWNVVIPTVPRDDLKMDPIDVEMYLQSQPSSSHQSVIFDDINWVRQGVIGEIVDTTRVASSSKG; encoded by the exons ATGCAGGGGTTGTTACAAGATGCATTAGGAGTTCTAAATCGGGACCTAGATATGGGAGAAAGATtagaaacagaacagccgaaTATTGATGTAGAAAAATTCTACAATTTAATAAATGATTCGAAGCAGCCTCTTTATCCAGATTGCCCGCAATTCTCTAAACTATCTTTTCTGGTCCGTTTGTTACATATTAAATGTCTCAGCAAAATGCCCGATTCTGTATTTAATACACTTCTTGATTTGTTGAGGCAAGCACTCCCAGAAGGTGTAAATCTACCCAATTCTTATTATGaagcaaaaaaaataatgaaagaacTAGGACTTGGATACGAAAAATATGATGCATGTCCTAATGATTGCACATTGTATTGGGGAAAAGATGAATCAAAGATAAAATGTGACACTTGTAAGCATCTACGGTGGGAAAGAACAAAGGATGATCCTACTGGTGAAAAAAGAAAGGTTCCCCACAAGGTTTTGTGGCACTTTCCGCTTAAACCCAGATTACAGCGTCTGTTCATGTCATCTAAAACAGCATCTTTCATGAAATGGCATGTCGATGGTCGTACTAAGGATGGTCGCATGAGACATCCTGCAGATACTCCAGTTTGGCAATCATTTGATTACCAAAATCCCGAATTTGCAAAAGATCCTCGTAATGTCAGATTGGGTTTAGCTTCTGatggatttaatccatttaaaAATATGAATGTGAACCATAGTACATGGCCGGTAGTACTGATGCCTTATAATTTGCCACCATGGATGTGTATGAAACAGCCATACTTTATGCTGTCACTACTCATTCCTGGCCCATATGCACCTGGGAATAACATTGATGTTTACCTTCAACCTCTTATAGCTGAGTTGAAGGAATTGTGGGATATAGGTGTGACCACTTATGATGCATcatcaaaggaaaattttcagatGCATGCTGCTTTACTTTGGACCATTAGTGATTTTCCTGGTTATGCTAATTTATCTGGTTGGAGTACTAAAGGTTATTTAGCATGTCCAGTATGTCATAAGCACACCGTTTCACACCATTTAAGACATGGTTCAAAACAATGTTACATGGGTCATCGGCGATTTCTGGAAAAGGAGCATCCATATCGAAAAGATAAACGTCACTTTGATGGAAAGGAAGAACATGGAGTTGCACCACCTCGCTTGACAGGTGATATGATCTTGGAGGAGTTGAGAtcttataaaatcaaatttgGGAAGGCAGTCAATGATAACCCTGAATTACCCTTTAACTGGAAGAAACAAAGCATTTTTTTTGACTTGCCATATTGGAAGAACAATTTGTTACGTCATTGTCTTGATGTCATGCATATTGAAAAAAATGTATGTGAGACTATAGTTAGAACATTATTGAATGTGGATGGCAAGTATGATAACCTTGGTGTACGGCGTGATTTGGAAGAAATGGGCATACGAGCAGGTCTTCATCCTATTACAGATGAGTTTGGGAGAGCATACTTGCCTCCAACATGTTTCTATTTGGATAAGAAGGAGAAAGAGTTATTCTGTAAAATTCTGAAAAAGGTTAAAGTACCGGATGGTTATTCAGCCACAATTTCAAAGTCCGTGCATTTGAAACCTCCCAAACTAACCGGACTTAAGAGTCATGACAATCACATATTATTGCAGCAACTGTTACCACTCTGTTATAGAAAACTTCTTCCAAAATCGGTGCGGTCTCCATTGATAAAGCTGTCCAAATACTTTAGAGATTTATGTTGTAAAGCTCTTTGTCCTCGGGAACTAATTCGTATGGAAAAGGAAATTGCTGTTGTACTATGCCAGTTAGAGCGTGTGTTTCCACCATCATTTTTTGTTATAATGGTGCATTTGATCAGTCATTTAGCAACCGAAGCAAGGATAGCTGGTCCAGTACATTATCGCTGGATGTATCCGATTGAAAG GTACCTATGCACTTTGAAAAATTATGTCCGAAATAGAAGTCGGCCTGAAGGTTCAATTGCAGAGGGGTACCTAGTTGATGAGTGCTTGACATTTTGCTCTCTCTACTTATCTGATGAAGTGATAACTAAGTTCAATCGATCAAGTAGAAATGAAGATGGAGGTGAAAGTTCAACTAAAGGACTTGAGATTTTTTCTATACAAGGTCGGCCATTAGGAAAAGGAAATTCAGTTGTAATGGATGATGAAACCATAAAAAAAGCACACCAGTATGTGATATTCAATTGTGAAGCCATGGATCCATATATCAA CCAACACCGTAAATTGGTTGAAGAGCAGCATTTGCGTAGTTCAAGACATGAAAAGGAGCGAATTCATAGTGAGACATTTGCAAATTGGTTTGATAGCCAT GTGGATGATTTTCTACCCGAGAATGAAGTTATCTCAAAAGATTTGAGATTATTGGCCAAGGGTCCAAATGTTGTGGGTTTGAAGTATGAGAGATACATTGTGAATGGTTTTAGATTCCATACAAAAAatttggagagcaaaagaaaaaatcagaATAGCGGGGTGATTGTTACTGCAATAACTTCAAGTTTCGCAAGCACCAAGGATATGAATCCGGTTTCAAGTGACTTGGCCTATTATGGTGTCTTAAAGGATATTCTGAAATTGGACTATGGTGGAGGTCGAAGAGTGGTTTTGTTTGACTGTGATTGGGTCTCTAAGTGGAAAACATTGAAACAAGATGATGATGGGTTTACACTTGTAAATTTTATGAATGTGAAGCGCCACCATGAACCCTTCGTTCTTGCATCCCAAGTGAAGCAAGTATTTTACGTGGAGGATCCTTTGGATAAGGGATGGAATGTTGTTATTCCAACTGTACCACGAGATGATTTGAAGATGGATCCTATAGATGTTGAGATGTACTTGCAAAGTCAGCCTTCAAGTAGTCATCAAAGTGTTATATTTGATGACATTAATTGGGTTCGACAAGGTGTCATAGGAGAAATAGTTGATACTACTAGAGTGGCATCCAGTTCCAAGGGATGA
- the LOC113708006 gene encoding tyrosine decarboxylase-like, whose amino-acid sequence METPINLYQNTQSHLNKYSSIVFDSYPPQMGICNGELISQISNPDSPLDIEEFRRQGHMIIDFLADYYQNIEKYPVRSQVDPGYLKSRLADSAPYHPESIETILNDVEKDILPGITHWQSPTHFALFPCSMSIPGFLGEVLSTGFGTVGFNWMSSPAATELENVVMDWFGKMLNLPSSFLFSGGGGGVLQGTTCEAMVATLTAARDQMLRKIGKANIGKLVVYASDQTHFSVQKAAQISGINSNNFRVIQTTKSTNFGLSSDSLHSAINADIDAGLVPLFLCATVGTTVATAVDPLRSICGLAKQHEIWVHVDAAYAGSACICPEFQHFLDGIDGANSFSLNAHKWFFTTLDCCCLWVQDPNALIKALSTKPDYLKNQATDSNRVVDYKDWQIALSRRFRALKLWLVLRSYGIVNLQKFIRNHVKMAKHFEGLIAKNNNFEVVIPRNFSVVCFRLSPFALTGNQKIMSSEEDLNEINRKLLESINSSGRVYMTHGMIGGVYTIRFAVGASLTDYRHVELAWKTIQEHADTLLNDLCV is encoded by the coding sequence ATGGAAACTCCTATAAATTTATATCAAAACACACAATCCCATTTGAACAAGTACTCTAGCATAGTTTTTGATTCATATCCTCCCCAAATGGGTATTTGTAATGGTGAATTGATTAGCCAAATTTCAAACCCTGATAGTCCTCTAGACATTGAGGAGTTCAGAAGGCAAGGCCACATGATCATAGATTTCCTTGCTGATTATTatcaaaatattgaaaaatatcCCGTAAGAAGCCAAGTAGATCCAGGGTACCTTAAGAGCCGTTTGGCAGATTCAGCTCCATATCACCCTGAATCCATTGAAACAATTCTTAATGATGTTGAAAAAGATATTCTTCCAGGCATTACACATTGGCAAAGTCCTACTCATTTTGCTCTTTTCCCTTGTTCAATGAGCATCCCTGGATTTCTTGGCGAAGTTCTCAGCACTGGCTTCGGTACCGTTGGGTTTAACTGGATGTCATCCCCGGCTGCAACTGAGTTGGAGAATGTTGTCATGGATTGGTTTGGAAAAATGCTGAACCTTCCGAGTTCATTCTTGTTTAGTGGTGGTGGAGGAGGTGTCCTGCAAGGTACAACATGTGAGGCCATGGTAGCCACCCTTACTGCCGCCAGGGATCAGATGCttagaaaaattggaaaagcaaATATTGGAAAGCTGGTTGTTTATGCATCAGATCAAACACATTTTTCTGTCCAAAAGGCTGCACAAATTTCTGGGATAAATTCGAACAATTTTCGTGTCATCCAAACGACAAAATCCACCAATTTTGGGCTCTCTTCAGATTCATTGCATTCTGCAATCAATGCAGATATTGATGCTGGTTTAGTGCCACTTTTCTTATGTGCCACAGTTGGGACAACCGTAGCAACTGCTGTGGATCCATTACGATCGATCTGTGGGCTTGCTAAGCAGCATGAGATTTGGGTTCATGTTGATGCTGCATATGCAGGCAGTGCATGTATATGTCCAGAGTTTCAACATTTTCTTGATGGAATTGATGGTGCAAATTCTTTCAGTCTTAATGCACACAAATGGTTCTTTACCACCCTGGATTGCTGCTGCCTTTGGGTTCAGGATCCCAATGCCCTTATAAAAGCCTTGTCGACAAAGCCTGATTACTTGAAGAACCAAGCCACTGACTCTAATCGAGTGGTGGACTACAAAGATTGGCAGATAGCATTAAGTCGGAGATTCAGAGCTTTGAAGCTTTGGCTTGTCTTAAGAAGTTATGGCATCGTTAACCTCCAAAAATTCATAAGAAACCATGTCAAAATGGCCAAACATTTCGAAGGGCTGATAGCAAAGAATAACAATTTCGAAGTTGTTATTCCTAGGAATTTTTCTGTGGTATGTTTTAGGCTTTCTCCATTTGCATTAACTGGAAACCAAAAGATCATGTCAAGTGAGGAAGATTTGAACGAGATCAAccgcaaacttttggaatccaTCAATTCATCTGGTCGTGTTTACATGACTCATGGTATGATTGGAGGAGTATATACCATCAGGTTCGCTGTTGGGGCATCTCTGACTGACTACAGGCATGTTGAGTTGGCCTGGAAAACGATACAAGAACATGCTGATACATTGCTCAATGATCTCTGTGTTTAG
- the LOC113707994 gene encoding tyrosine decarboxylase produces the protein MGICNGELISQISNPDSPLDIEEFRRQGHMIIDFLADYYQNIEKYPVRSQVDPGYLKSRLADSAPYHPESIETILNDVENDILPGITHWQSPTHFALFPCSMSIPGFLGEVLSTGFGTVGFNWMSSPAATELENVVMDWFGKMLNLPSSFLFSGGGGGVLQGTTCEAMVATLTAARDQMLRKIGKANIGKLVVYASDQTHFSVQKAAQIAGINSNNFRVIETTKSTNFGLSSDSLHSAINADIDAGLVPLFLCATVGTTVATAVDPLRSICGLAKQHEIWVHVDAAYAGSACICPEFQHFLDGIDGANSFSLNAHKWFFTTLDCCCLWVQDPNALIKALSTKPDYLKNQATDSNRVVDYKDWQIALSRRFRALKLWLVLRSYGIVNLQKFIRNHVKMAKHFEGLIAKNNNFEVVIPRNFSVVCFRLSPFALTGNQKIMSSEEDLNEINRKLLESINSSGRVYMTHGMIGGVYTIRFAVGASLTDYRHVELAWKAIQEHADTLLNDLCV, from the coding sequence ATGGGTATTTGTAATGGTGAATTGATTAGCCAAATTTCAAACCCTGATAGTCCTCTAGACATTGAGGAGTTCAGAAGGCAAGGCCACATGATCATAGATTTCCTTGCTGATTATTatcaaaatattgaaaaatatcCCGTAAGAAGCCAAGTAGATCCAGGGTACCTTAAGAGCCGTTTGGCAGATTCAGCTCCATATCACCCTGAATCCATTGAAACAATTCTTAATGATGTTGAAAATGATATTCTTCCAGGCATTACACATTGGCAAAGTCCTACTCATTTTGCTCTTTTCCCTTGTTCAATGAGCATCCCTGGATTTCTTGGCGAAGTTCTCAGCACTGGCTTCGGTACCGTTGGGTTTAACTGGATGTCATCCCCGGCTGCAACTGAGTTGGAGAATGTTGTCATGGATTGGTTTGGAAAAATGCTGAACCTTCCGAGTTCATTCTTGTTTAGTGGTGGTGGAGGAGGTGTACTGCAAGGTACAACATGTGAGGCCATGGTAGCCACCCTTACTGCCGCCAGGGATCAGATGCttagaaaaattggaaaagcaaATATTGGAAAGCTGGTTGTTTATGCATCAGATCAAACACATTTTTCTGTCCAAAAGGCTGCACAAATTGCTGGGATAAATTCGAACAATTTTCGTGTCATCGAAACGACAAAATCCACCAATTTTGGGCTCTCTTCAGATTCATTGCATTCTGCAATCAATGCAGATATTGATGCTGGTTTAGTCCCACTTTTCTTATGTGCCACAGTTGGGACAACCGTAGCAACTGCTGTGGATCCATTACGATCGATCTGTGGGCTTGCTAAGCAGCATGAGATTTGGGTTCATGTTGATGCTGCATATGCGGGCAGTGCATGTATATGTCCTGAGTTTCAACATTTTCTTGATGGAATTGATGGTGCAAATTCTTTCAGTCTTAATGCACACAAATGGTTCTTTACCACCCTGGATTGCTGCTGCCTTTGGGTTCAGGATCCCAATGCCCTTATAAAAGCCTTGTCGACAAAGCCTGATTACTTGAAGAACCAAGCTACTGACTCTAATAGAGTGGTGGACTACAAAGATTGGCAGATAGCATTAAGTCGAAGATTCAGAGCTTTGAAGCTTTGGCTTGTCTTAAGAAGTTATGGCATCGTTAACCTCCAAAAATTCATAAGAAACCATGTCAAAATGGCCAAACATTTCGAAGGGCTGATAGCAAAGAATAACAATTTCGAAGTTGTTATTCCTAGGAATTTTTCTGTGGTATGTTTTAGGCTTTCTCCATTTGCATTAACTGGAAACCAAAAGATCATGTCAAGTGAGGAAGATTTGAACGAGATCAAccgcaaacttttggaatccaTCAATTCATCTGGTCGTGTTTACATGACTCATGGTATGATTGGAGGAGTATATACCATCAGGTTCGCTGTTGGGGCATCTCTGACTGACTACAGGCATGTTGAGTTGGCCTGGAAAGCGATACAAGAACATGCTGATACATTGCTCAATGATCTCTGTGTTTAG